ATTGGATTTAGTGCCTTTTGAGTCTGTTGCTGTTTGAAGATCTGGAAACGCGTTGGTTTCGCAATTCTTGGGAAAGCGTTGTTTTCGGTGTCGATATCGGCGATCTGGAAGTAAGGATCCAATGTCCATTGAACCACTTTCTTTTTGGTAGATATTACCTTATTAACCTGTGCATCGTTGAAGCGCCAGATCTCAGCAGGATATACGGCCACAGAATCAGTGCCGTCTTCAAAACCCATTTTCACGATCACAGGCATCGGTAAGCCACCTTTGTTTTTTATTGAAATGGTGTAAAAATTAGTGTTTTCCTGAATCAATTGACGCTCGTCTTCCGAAAGGGTGGATAGGTACTGATCATATTTCTGCTTGTCAGCCTCAGTGACCTTGAACGGGTCGTAGCGGTTGTAAAAATCAGCCATGGTGGAATCCTGCGCTACAACAGTCTCGCCTTTTGTTTTGGCGTCCTGCATTTTACTCATTGTTGCAGCTTTGCGAGCGGCTTCTTTGCGTGCAATTTCTTTCTCAATGGCAGGGTTTTGCGTATCAATGCTAAACCAGTCCACACTTACCAGATCCTGATCAACAGGCTCGGTGCCATAGAACCATCCTTTCCAGAACCAGTCGAGGTCTACACCCGAAGCATCTTCCATAGTACGAAAAAAATCGGACGGGGTAGGGCTTTTAAATCTCCATCTGGTTGCATATTCTTTGAAAGCATGGTCAAACAACTCGCGGCCCATAACGGTTTCACGCAGAATATTCAATGCTGTTGCAGGTTTTCCGTAAGCATTAGGTCCAAGGCCGATCACATTCTCCGCAGAAGCCATAATCGGGCTCAGTACCGATTTATCTGACGACATATATTCAGTGATCATATTAGGTTCGCCGCGGCGGGTCGGGAAGTTGTAGTCCCATTCTTTTTCTGCCAGATATTGACAGAATGTATTCAAGCCTTCGTCCATCCAGGCCCATTGACGCTCATCGGAGTTGACGATCATCGGGAAGAAATTGTGGCCAACTTCGTGGATGATCACACCGATCATGCCATATTTTGTTGCTTCGCTATATGTACCATCTTCTTCGGGACGACCTCCATTGAAGCTGATCATCGGATATTCCATACCGCCGCCCGATACGCCGTGGCAGGAAATGGCCACTGGATAAGGATATTCAAATGTACGTGCGCCGTATGATTTCAATGTATGGGCCACCGCGCGTGTCGAGTATTGCTCCCAAAGCGGATTACCTTCTTTTGGATAAATAGACATACACCAGATCTTGCGGCCGTCCTTGTACACATCGCTTTGCA
The genomic region above belongs to Dyadobacter pollutisoli and contains:
- a CDS encoding M1 family metallopeptidase, producing MKKTLLPLLTLLISMASMAQQLPVSPNYKANDRFEQLGTVLPTPNSYRAASGAPGREYWQQRADYDIKVELDDDNRRIIGSETITFFNQSPDDLKYIWLQLDQNLFKKDGIGAMSRTGSVNAKGMSPAQLQALNNGRGSNLDPKKEYGYQIAAVKDKAGKALPYTINGTMMRIDLPATLKPGTSFVFGVDWSYYITEYYGRSGYEYFPKDGNANYFIAHWFPRLAPYDDVNGWNHKQFLGQGEFALIFGNYKVAITAPADHVVAASGECQNYAQVLTAAQKQRLKQAETSKNPVLIVTQAEAEKAEKRENKTPGKKTWIYKADNVRDFAFASSRKFIWDAMQSDVYKDGRKIWCMSIYPKEGNPLWEQYSTRAVAHTLKSYGARTFEYPYPVAISCHGVSGGGMEYPMISFNGGRPEEDGTYSEATKYGMIGVIIHEVGHNFFPMIVNSDERQWAWMDEGLNTFCQYLAEKEWDYNFPTRRGEPNMITEYMSSDKSVLSPIMASAENVIGLGPNAYGKPATALNILRETVMGRELFDHAFKEYATRWRFKSPTPSDFFRTMEDASGVDLDWFWKGWFYGTEPVDQDLVSVDWFSIDTQNPAIEKEIARKEAARKAATMSKMQDAKTKGETVVAQDSTMADFYNRYDPFKVTEADKQKYDQYLSTLSEDERQLIQENTNFYTISIKNKGGLPMPVIVKMGFEDGTDSVAVYPAEIWRFNDAQVNKVISTKKKVVQWTLDPYFQIADIDTENNAFPRIAKPTRFQIFKQQQTQKALNPMQQQGAGAGKISSDPKN